A genomic stretch from Acidimicrobiia bacterium includes:
- a CDS encoding CDP-alcohol phosphatidyltransferase family protein, with product MNRPPTPAERARRFGETAIKTPANVVTFVRLLFAIPVLILILDQRHHGQTSWGTFTGWLVLWFTDGLDGWLARRDGATRSGAFLDPLADKILVCAGLAALAVRDDLAWLPILIIVGREVAVSAWRSLAGRRGVSVPARRLGKWKATAQFLVVGLVLFPPARHLHHLWNGVLWLAVALSLLSAVDLVLAARQGPPAPSPDAERAGGAPVGHPEPEGASGAAAG from the coding sequence GTGAACCGGCCGCCGACGCCGGCCGAGCGGGCCCGCCGGTTCGGGGAGACCGCGATCAAGACGCCGGCCAACGTGGTCACCTTCGTGCGGCTGCTCTTCGCCATCCCCGTCCTGATCTTGATCCTCGACCAGCGACACCACGGCCAGACCAGCTGGGGCACGTTCACCGGCTGGCTCGTGCTGTGGTTCACCGACGGTCTCGACGGCTGGCTGGCCCGACGCGACGGCGCCACCCGCTCGGGGGCCTTCCTCGACCCCCTCGCCGACAAGATCCTGGTCTGCGCCGGCCTGGCCGCCCTCGCCGTGCGCGACGACCTGGCCTGGCTCCCGATCCTCATCATCGTGGGGCGCGAGGTCGCGGTGTCAGCCTGGCGCTCCCTCGCCGGACGGCGCGGCGTGTCCGTGCCCGCCCGGCGGCTCGGCAAGTGGAAGGCCACGGCCCAGTTCCTCGTCGTGGGCCTGGTGCTCTTCCCGCCGGCGCGGCACCTCCACCACCTCTGGAACGGCGTCCTGTGGCTGGCGGTGGCCCTCTCGCTCCTCTCCGCCGTCGACCTCGTGCTGGCGGCGCGGCAGGGCCCACCGGCGCCGTCGCCGGACGCCGAACGGGCCGGCGGCGCCCCGGTCGGACACCCCGAGCCGGAGGGAGCGAGCGGGGCCGCGGCGGGCTGA